In the Pseudolabrys taiwanensis genome, one interval contains:
- a CDS encoding invasion associated locus B family protein, whose amino-acid sequence MTTQYLFRTSLAMFAATAFAGMAMAQPSKNPAEQAVLLGQFGDWGAYKATPGGKKVCFALSKPTSATTEPAGRPRDPSYAFVSTRPAEKVKNEVSVIVGYPQKGGHEASAAIGNANYVLYTQNDGAWVKNAAEEAQMVTAMRKGATLVVKSESGRGTKTTDTYSLKGLGEALDKVAEECK is encoded by the coding sequence ATGACCACTCAGTATTTGTTCCGCACCTCCCTGGCCATGTTTGCTGCGACCGCTTTCGCCGGTATGGCCATGGCACAGCCATCGAAGAACCCGGCCGAGCAGGCCGTGTTGCTCGGCCAGTTCGGCGACTGGGGCGCCTACAAGGCGACGCCAGGCGGCAAGAAAGTGTGCTTTGCGCTGTCGAAACCGACCTCGGCGACGACCGAACCCGCGGGTCGCCCGCGCGATCCGTCCTATGCCTTCGTGTCGACGCGGCCGGCCGAGAAGGTGAAGAACGAGGTATCGGTGATCGTCGGCTACCCGCAGAAGGGTGGCCATGAGGCCTCCGCCGCCATCGGCAACGCCAATTATGTGCTCTACACGCAGAATGACGGCGCCTGGGTGAAGAACGCGGCCGAAGAGGCGCAGATGGTCACCGCCATGCGCAAGGGCGCGACCCTCGTGGTCAAGAGCGAGTCCGGCCGCGGCACCAAGACGACGGATACCTATTCGCTCAAGGGCCTCGGCGAGGCGCTCGACAAGGTCGCCGAGGAGTGCAAGTAG
- a CDS encoding class I SAM-dependent methyltransferase, whose product MDRATLAAYDSAAADYAKDWHDQPPPADLHALIRLYFKKASTADIGCGSGREVDWLNANGYPAVGYDASQGLLKEARRRYPGAKFGAAALPALTPIAANSFDNVLCETVLMHLPVNEIAPSVRRLIDIVKPGGILFLSWRVTTGAAQRDDNARLYSAFDAEFVRNELRQATILLDEEVVSASSGKLVHRIVTRK is encoded by the coding sequence ATGGACCGCGCCACCCTTGCCGCTTACGATTCCGCTGCCGCCGACTACGCCAAGGATTGGCACGACCAGCCGCCCCCGGCCGATCTGCACGCGCTCATCCGTCTCTATTTCAAGAAAGCGTCGACCGCCGACATCGGCTGCGGCAGCGGCCGCGAAGTCGATTGGCTGAACGCCAATGGCTATCCCGCGGTGGGTTACGACGCGTCGCAGGGACTGCTGAAGGAAGCGCGGCGGCGTTATCCAGGCGCCAAGTTTGGCGCGGCCGCCTTGCCGGCGCTGACGCCGATCGCCGCCAACTCGTTCGACAACGTGCTGTGCGAAACGGTGCTGATGCATCTGCCGGTCAATGAAATCGCGCCGTCGGTGCGGCGGTTGATCGACATCGTCAAGCCCGGCGGCATTTTGTTTCTCAGCTGGCGCGTGACGACGGGCGCGGCGCAGCGCGACGATAACGCGCGGCTCTATTCGGCCTTCGATGCCGAGTTCGTGCGCAACGAGTTGCGCCAGGCGACGATCCTGCTCGACGAGGAAGTGGTCAGTGCATCGTCCGGCAAGCTTGTTCATCGCATCGTGACGCGCAAGTAG
- a CDS encoding NADPH:quinone oxidoreductase family protein: protein MKALLCTHYGTPDDLTLAEVPEPAPKPGEAVVRIHAAALNFFDTLIIAGKYQTKPEMPFSPAAEFAGVVESLGEAVTTLKPGDRVQGFCSYGAAREKIALSAERLVKVPDALDFDRAAGLTVTYGTTLHALKDRAKLKPGETLAVLGASGGVGLAAIELGKLMGARVIACASSAEKIAFAKQHGADEGIDYASEDLKEALRRATQGKGADVIYDPVGGAYTEAALRAIAWEGRFLVIGFAAGDIPKLPLNLVLLKGCDLLGVFWGSWLQRDPAGHRANTEQLMQWCADGKLSSHVHAVYPLADAPAALKAIAARQVMGKVILRP, encoded by the coding sequence ATGAAAGCCCTGCTCTGCACCCATTACGGCACCCCCGACGATCTGACGCTGGCCGAGGTCCCGGAGCCCGCGCCCAAGCCGGGCGAAGCCGTGGTGCGTATCCATGCAGCCGCATTGAATTTCTTCGACACGCTGATCATCGCCGGCAAGTATCAGACGAAGCCGGAGATGCCGTTCTCGCCGGCCGCCGAGTTCGCCGGTGTCGTCGAGAGCCTGGGCGAGGCCGTCACGACGCTGAAGCCCGGCGACCGCGTGCAGGGCTTTTGCAGCTACGGCGCGGCCCGCGAAAAGATTGCATTGTCGGCCGAGCGCCTGGTGAAGGTTCCGGATGCGCTCGATTTCGATCGCGCCGCCGGCCTCACGGTCACCTACGGCACCACGCTGCACGCGTTGAAAGACCGCGCCAAGCTCAAGCCCGGTGAGACGCTCGCCGTGCTCGGTGCGTCTGGCGGCGTCGGCCTCGCGGCAATCGAGCTCGGCAAACTCATGGGCGCGCGCGTCATCGCCTGCGCCTCATCGGCGGAGAAGATCGCCTTCGCCAAGCAACATGGCGCCGACGAAGGTATCGACTACGCCAGCGAAGACTTGAAGGAGGCCTTGCGTCGCGCCACGCAAGGCAAGGGCGCCGATGTGATCTACGATCCGGTCGGCGGCGCCTACACGGAGGCGGCGCTGCGCGCGATTGCGTGGGAGGGCCGCTTCCTTGTGATCGGCTTTGCCGCCGGCGACATCCCGAAGCTGCCGCTCAACCTCGTGCTGCTGAAAGGCTGCGATCTGCTCGGCGTGTTCTGGGGGTCGTGGCTCCAGCGCGATCCGGCCGGCCACCGCGCCAACACCGAACAGCTCATGCAATGGTGCGCCGATGGCAAGTTGTCGTCGCATGTGCACGCGGTGTATCCGCTGGCCGACGCGCCGGCAGCCCTCAAAGCCATCGCCGCGCGGCAGGTGATGGGCAAGGTGATCTTGAGGCCTTAG